The Arachis duranensis cultivar V14167 chromosome 2, aradu.V14167.gnm2.J7QH, whole genome shotgun sequence genome has a window encoding:
- the LOC107472407 gene encoding pentatricopeptide repeat-containing protein At2g02980, chloroplastic-like: MASSLSILGLPPQFPSYTDTPTTTALLPLRYLLSLIPKCSSLRELKQIQGYTIKTNLQNDLTVITKIINSCTARPTPASLDHAHHLFDQIPLPDILLFNTIARGFVHSDDPFRAILMFSQVFCSGILPDGYTFSSLFKACAKVKALQEGKQLHCLAMKIGVSENTYVCPTLINMYTVCNEVDTARRVFDKIDEPCVVAYNAIITSYARNSRPNEALALFRELQGSGLKPNDVTMLLVLSCCTLVGSLDLGKWIHEYVKKHGFIRNVKVNTALIDMYAKCGSLDDAVSVFRQMRRGDTQAWSAMIVAYATHGHGSRAVSMLEEMKKEKVQPDEITFVAVLSACSHNGLVEEGYHCFHSMTNEYGIVPHIKHYGCMVDLLGRAGRLDEAYKFIDELPIKPTPILWRTLLSACSSHGNVEMGKQVTERIFELDDSHGGDYVVLSNLCARYGKWEDVNFLRKKMVDKGAVKIPGCSSIEVNNIVHEFFSGDGVHSTSNALHHALDELVKELKLAGYVPDTSLVFHADMDDEEKEIILRYHSEKLAITFGLLNTPPGTTIRVMKNLRVCGDCHNAAKFISFIFGRQIILRDVQRFHHFKDGECSCGDYW; this comes from the coding sequence ATGGCATCTTCATTATCCATTCTTGGACTCCCACCACAATTTCCCTCGTACACAGACACACCAACAACAACTGCACTTCTGCCATTACGATACCTCCTTTCGCTCATACCCAAATGCTCCTCTCTCAGGGAACTGAAGCAGATACAAGGCTACACCATCAAGACCAATCTCCAAAATGACCTCACTGTCATCACCAAAATCATCAATTCATGCACTGCCAGACCTACACCAGCTTCATTGGACCATGCACACCACCTGTTCGACCAAATTCCCCTACCAGATATTCtccttttcaacaccattgcACGTGGGTTCGTGCACTCTGATGACCCGTTTAGAGCAATTCTGATGTTTTCCCAAGTGTTTTGCTCCGGAATCCTTCCTGATGGTTACACATTTTCCTCGCTCTTCAAGGCTTGTGCAAAGGTTAAGGCTTTGCAGGAAGGTAAGCAATTGCATTGCCTTGCTATGAAGATTGGGGTAAGTGAGAACACTTACGTGTGTCCAACATTGATAAATATGTACACTGTGTGTAATGAGGTTGACACTGCTAGGAGAGTATTTGATAAGATTGACGAACCATGTGTGGTAGCATATAATGCTATCATTACTAGTTATGCTAGGAATAGTAGGCCCAATGAGGCGTTGGCTCTGTTCAGGGAACTGCAGGGGAGTGGACTTAAGCCAAATGATGTCACCATGCTTCTCGTGCTATCATGTTGCACTTTGGTTGGATCATTGGACTTGGGGAAGTGGATACATGAGTACGTCAAGAAGCACGGTTTTATTCGCAATGTAAAGGTGAACACAGCACTTATTGATATGTATGCCAAGTGtgggagcttggatgatgcagTTTCGGTGTTTAGGCAAATGCGCAGGGGGGACACGCAGGCTTGGTCAGCGATGATTGTCGCGTATGCAACGCACGGACATGGTTCCCGTGCTGTATCAATGttggaagaaatgaagaaggagaaagtgCAGCCTGATGAGATAACTTTTGTAGCGGTATTGTCTGCCTGCAGTCAcaatggattggtagaggaagGTTACCACTGTTTCCATAGTATGACTAATGAGTATGGGATTGTTCCTCATATCAAGCATTATGGTTGTATGGTAGATTTGCTTGGCCGAGCCGGACGCCTAGATGAAGCCTATAAATTCATAGACGAACTCCCAATCAAGCCCACACCAATTCTCTGGAGGACATTGCTATCTGCTTGTAGCAGCCATGGCAATGTTGAAATGGGAAAGCAAGTAACTGAGAGAATCTTTGAGCTGGATGATTCACATGGTGGGGACTACGTTGTTCTGTCAAACTTGTGTGCAAGATATGGAAAATGGGAAGATGTGAATTTCTTAAGGAAAAAGATGGTAGACAAAGGAGCAGTGAAGATTCCTGGTTGTAGCTCTATAGAAGTCAACAATATTGTGCATGAATTCTTCTCTGGGGATGGTGTTCATTCAACTTCGAATGCATTGCACCATGCACTTGACGAATTGGTAAAGGAATTGAAGCTGGCTGGGTATGTACCTGACACCTCTCTAGTTTTTCATGCAGACATGGATGATGAAGAGAAAGAAATTATTCTCAGATATCACAGTGAGAAACTAGCTATTACTTTCGGGCTTCTGAATACGCCTCCTGGAACAACTATTCGTGTCATGAAGAACCTTCGGGTCTGTGGGGATTGCCACAATGCTGCTAAATTTATATCATTCATATTTGGTAGGCAAATCATACTTAGAGACGTGCAGCGATTTCATCATTTCAAAGATGGGGAATGTTCCTGTGGGGATTACTGGTAA